From Etheostoma cragini isolate CJK2018 chromosome 14, CSU_Ecrag_1.0, whole genome shotgun sequence, the proteins below share one genomic window:
- the LOC117956489 gene encoding uncharacterized protein LOC117956489 yields MSSGFCVRVLVLLLLTFGQHAEALSYRSGGSKEVKPYFGFQSLKPASSENLKPATAPSAGGDRGSYGRQVDGYSPEGSVSSYRPGPPIIQKPRQQTQQPLQTNSNAGVLLTKAEIPKTEDPMSGIASSYGILMYASPQSESTWQPKPPQQSYQKKSQQPSYPFKPQEPASMVRPQQLSSPDYLSKPQGVSSGPKPTDSNPKLNLNPRSSMASPDHPRWQQHLMPVPVPNRSP; encoded by the exons ATGTCTTCTGGATTTTGTGTGAG agtgcTTGTGCTTTTGCTGTTGACTTTTGGCCAGCATGCCGAAG CACTCAGCTACAGAAGTGGAGGCTCCAAAGAAGTTAAACCTTACTTTGGTTTTCAAAGCCTCAAACCTGCTTCATCTGAGAACCTGAAGCCAGCTACCGCACCCAGTGCAGGCGGCGATCGTGGTTCTTATGGTAGGCAAGTAGATGGATACAGTCCAGAAGGAAGTGTTTCTAGTTACAGGCCTGGCCCCCCGATCATTCAGAAACCCAGACAACAAACCCAGCAGCCACTTCAAACTAACTCCAATGCAGGAGTCCTCCTGACAAAAGCTGAAATTCCAAAGACTGAAGACCCTATGTCGGGTATCGCGTCAAGTTATGGTATTTTGATGTATGCTTCACCCCAATCTGAGTCCACTTGGCAGCCCAAGCCCCCGCAGCAGTCTTACCAAAAGAAGTCCCAGCAGCCCTCCTACCCATTCAAGCCCCAGGAACCTGCCAGCATGGTGAGGCCCCAGCAACTCTCCTCCCCAGACTACCTATCCAAGCCCCA AGGGGTTTCTTCTGGCCCTAAACCCACCGACTCAAACCCAAAACTGAATCTTAATCCAAGAAGTTCAATGGCATCCCCAGACCATCCTAGGTGGCAGCAGCACCTAATGCCTGTGCCCGTGCCCAACAGATCCCCTTAA